From the Cryptomeria japonica chromosome 2, Sugi_1.0, whole genome shotgun sequence genome, one window contains:
- the LOC131062001 gene encoding ubiquitin C-terminal hydrolase 22 produces MGKEEVAVAEEEEVAVAEAEAYRACPHLQEYRSTQGLRGFRVVQKCLWQSGCSPGRWSVKGEPTHAPICGTCGEGGILYACLVCANINCNNHLRLHSQKRASHTIAVDLDRAELYCSVCNDQVYDPDFDRLVLLSSPHHHHDDGDDKGKRNSVVTWGRQKRRKIAEYKAWVAGPNEKTLMRQRATRLNCEGDEEEERWPWGLRGLNNLGNSCFMNCVLQTLLHTPPLRNYFLSDRHNRAFCHNNKNGCITCDMDDIFSASFSGDRTPYSPARFLYSWWQHAANFAGYEQQDAHDFFISTVDGIHANYAISSPKSRLSQKQQCNAGAVECRCIVHKVFSGILRSDVICTVCNSTSTTYDPCLDISLDLEPSTASLSNLADLSGGNLRGDLFKKGHITGTSTLLGCLDRFTRPERLGSNEKFYCKHCQTRQESIKQMSVKKLPLVLCFHIKRFEHSTTQRTSKKVDRYMQFPFSLDMAPYMSSSIVRLRYGNRILTVEPNVKMPPVSGKTPSVFDLFAVVTHSGRMDSGHYVAFLRRGENWYKCDDAWVNQVSQQAVRASQGYMLYYVQKTFHYGTSGSEFDLKF; encoded by the exons ATGGGCAAGGAGGAGGTCGCGGTGGCGGAGGAGGAGGAGGTCGCGGTGGCGGAGGCGGAGGCGTACAGGGCATGTCCACATTTACAAGAGTACAGATCGACGCAAGGTCTCCGGGGTTTCAGAGTGGTGCAAAAATGTTTATGGCAGTCAGGCTGCTCTCCCGGCAGGTGGAGCGTTAAAGGAGAGCCCACGCATGCGCCCATCTGCGGTACCTGCGGGGAAGGAGGAATATTATACGCATGTCTTGTCTGTGCAAACATCAACTGCAACAATCATCTCCGTCTCCATTCCCAAAAGAGAGCGAGCCACACCATTGCAGTAGATTTAGACAGAGCGGAGCTTTACTGCAGCGTTTGCAATGATCAAGTCTATGATCCCGATTTTGATAGGCTGGTCTTGCTCTCTTCCCCCCACCATCAtcatgatgatggtgatgataagGGAAAACGTAATAGTGTCGTGACATGGGGACGCCAGAAGAGAAGGAAAATTGCTGAATACAAGGCTTGGGTGGCAGGCCCTAACGAAAAGACACTGATGAGACAAAGAGCCACTAGGCTGAATTGTGAAGGAGACGAAGAAGAAGAGAGATGGCCCTGGGGTTTGAGGGGACTGAATAATTTGGGCAATTCCTGCTTTATGAATTGTGTGCTGCAAACCCTTCTGCACACCCCTCCTCTCAGAAATTATTTCTTGAGCGATCGCCACAACCGTGCGTTTTGTCACAACAATAAAAATGGCTGCATTACTTGTGACATGGATGATATTTTTTCTGCTTCTTTCTCTGGAGATCGGACTCCCTATAGCCCCGCACGATTCCTTTACAG TTGGTGGCAGCATGCTGCAAATTTCGCAGGCTATGAGCAGCAGGATGCACATGATTTCTTTATTTCAACGGTTGATGGGATCCATGCTAACTATGCAATAAGCTCACCCAAAAGCAGACTATCGCAGAAGCAACAATG CAATGCAGGTGCTGTAGAGTGTCGATGCATTGTTCACAAAGTGTTCTCAGGTATTCTCAGATCAGATGTCATATGCACTGTATGCAACTCTACTTCGACAACTTATGACCCTTGCTTGGACATTTCCTTGGATTTAGAACCAAGCACCGCATCCTTGAGTAACCTGGCAGATTTGAGTGGCGGCAATTTGAGGGGTGATCTGTTCAAGAAAGGACATATAACTGGCACTTCCACCCTTCTTGGTTGTTTGGATAGATTCACGAGGCCTGAAAGACTTGGTTCAAATGAAAAATTCTACTGTAAGCATTGCCAGACACGCCAGGAATCCATAAAACAGATGTCTGTGAAGAAGTTGCCATTGGTATTGTGCTTTCATATCAAGAGATTTGAGCACTCAACAACCCAGCGCACCTCAAAAAAGGTTGACCGTTATATGCAATTTCCCTTCAGTTTGGATATGGCTCCTTACATGTCTTCTTCCATTGTCAGATTGAGATATGGCAACAGAATTTTGACTGTAGAGCCTAATGTTAAAATGCCTCCAGTGTCTGGAAAGACGCCATCTGTGTTTGATCTCTTTGCTGTGGTGACTCACTCAGGAAGAATGGATTCTGGCCACTATGTTGCTTTTTTGAGGAGGGGTGAAAATTGGTATAAATGTGATGATGCATGGGTAAATCAAGTCAGCCAGCAAGCGGTAAGGGCTTCTCAAGGCTACATGTTGTACTATGTTCAGAAAACTTTTCATTATGGAACAAGTGGTTCAGAGTTTGATCTGAAATTTTGA